TTGGGAATAATTTTTTTCCTCTAGCTAAGGAAATTTCTTGTTGTTTTATTACTTCAGACAACGCCACCTGTGAATTCTTTGTCTTTACCCTTTAAAATTTACTTCGACAAATTTCGCGAAATATTTAATAAAGAATAACATAATTAAACACTAATTTCACTATTCTCTTTAACAAACTATTTATATAAATAACAAAAAATAAACCCGTTCATCATGATGCGATGAACGGGTTTAAAGATTATTCTAATACTCTTCGTTTTTGATACAGATAAAATCCAAAGCCTGCTAATAGGAGTAACGCGCCCATTAGGAGCATGTTGAACATACTTGTCGCTGTGTCTGGTAATGATGTTTCGTCGTCATCACTAGAAGTAGCTGTTTCTTCACTTTCATCTGTATCATCTATATCACCTGTATCGGTATCGTCATTGTTTTCAGATCCTTCGTTTTCACCATTATCTGAACCATCTTCTTCCGGATCAGTTGGCTCTGTTGGATCTATCGGTTCCTCTTCTGGTTCTTCCGGATCTGTTGGATCAACAGGATCAACTGCCGCTACTTCAAATACAGTAAATATACTGAAGTGATTCGTTGTTGCAGTTAACATACCATCTTGATATGTTCCACCTATTAATTCCCATTCAGAGGTTTCTGGGTTGTAATAATACAATTTCACATCTTCTGGATTACTTACTTTATCATCGTCTACATTAAATTGTAATGTAACGTCTTCTGCAAATTCAGAGATCACTTCACCATTAGATGTTATAGTAAAATCAAAAATCCCACTAATTGCTGCTTCTCCATTTACCATTACACTATCAACTGCCACTACATCAACTGTTGTGTCACCATCTCCAAACACGCTTGCTGGAATAGTTGCAGTTGTTTGTTTCGTTTGAATTGTGATCGAAACATTTTTTGCTTTTAACATTGCAATTTGAGCACTTGTCAAACTTACTTCGATTTCATCTTCTTCATTTAATTCAATGATCACTTTACCCTTTTCTTTAACATTTTCAACCGCATCAACAGAAATAGTTGCTTTTCCATCTGTAACAGTTGGTTTTGTTGTAACGTTGCCCGCTTCATCTGCTTGATCTTCCTCAGGTTCTGTTGGTTCTTCAGGATCCGTTGGTTCCTCTGGATCTGTTGGGTCTGTTGGTTCTTCCTCACCTGGTACATATTCGCTGACATCTGTAGGACTAGTTACTTTCAATTGATATGTCTCATTGAAAATACTTGAAATACCAGTAAGATCAATTATATCGCCATCTTCAAATTCAAAATCGGCGTATACTAGGCCTGTTCGATTATCGACGCGTACAAGAATACTCTCATCACCTTTAGAAGCTGTGAATTCAAATGTTCCATAACTGTTCACTTCTTCAAGTCCTGATATCGTTACACCTTTAAGTGATACCAATTCGCCTTGGTTCGAATCATCAATTGCACTTGGTGATAATTCAATTGGGTTCGGCACATCATTTGTTCCAATAACTTCTAGTCCAGTTATACTAGATAATTGGAACTCTCCACTGTAACTTGCAGCTTCAGCGGTAAATGTTACAATATCCCCGATAGAAACACTATCGCCACCATAATATACATATGTTCCACCAGTTTCATCTTGCATATAGAAGCCATTGCTTCCCCATGCACCTGGTGTTGTAGTAACAATACCTTCTACAGTTACAACCGTACCAGCTTCTGCATTTCTTGCTTCCGCAATTGTTACTTCACCTAATTCTTCATCTGATCCATTATCTACTGCAACAATACGTCCTTCTGCCGCGTAATCAATTGGATTTGCTTCGGTACTTTCTAAACTCTTGACGTAATCAACAAACGAGTCTAAATCTACTGGACCCATTTCTACATTCATACCAAGATCTTTAATTGGCCCTTCTGAAGTTCCCATATAATTATTTACTGTTAAAGTATATGTTTCATCTTCATCAATTGGTGTACCATCCATAAACATAATATCGATAGCTTCGTTTGTTGAAGTATCCCATGTATATTTCATTCCACCAACACTGTAATCTGGTCCATATTGCGGAGATAACTGTTCATTTATAATCTCGTACATATCAGCACCAGTCACTTCTACCTTCATTAACGTATTACCAAATGGCATGACGTTATATAAATTGCCCCATGTCACTTCTCCTGCTAATAATTGGTCTCTAATACCGCCACCATTCATCAGAGAAAAGTCACTATCCATGGAATATAACATTGCATCTGCAATTAAATTACCCAAGCCATGGTCACCGTCATTCGAATAACTACCTGTCATTGTATTCGCATTATAACCTAATACTTCATTCATTTTATCCGCAATTAAGTCATCATACTTTTCTAATATTTCTGTTACCGCTGCATCTGGTTCCATTTTACTTTGATCAACAAATACAATTTCTGCTTCTTTCGTAACAATATCTCCTGTTTCTCTATCAATCTCGATATCTACGTCTGCAAAAGCTTTACCATATTCAGATGCTTGAACAATTAATTTATTATCTACTACTGCATCAACCACTTGATGATTATGAGCAGCAAATATAATATCAACCGCATCATTCACATTGTTCGCTAAATCTGCTGCATCTCCTGTAGCAGACGCACCATCTTGGTCAGCTGGCATATGCGCTAAAACCACAATAGCTTCTACACCCTGCTCTTGTAATTCTGCAGCTGCTTTATTAACAGCCGCCGTTTCGTCCGTAAATTCAATATCTTCTATTCCTGCAGGCATAACCATAGTTGCTGATGCCTGTGTATTAACACCAATAAAGCCAATTTCTTCTCCATCAATTTCTTGAATTGCATATGCATCTAAGATTGTTTCTCCTGAGTCTTTATAAACACAGTTAGCACACAAATTGTCAAAGTCTATACCATCATAGTCTTCGGTACCTAAACCATCAGGATGTTCTCCACCGTTTACCATTCGAAGTAATTCAGTTGTTCCTTCATCAAATTCGTGATTACCAACTGTTCCAAAATCAAAACCTATTTCCTCCATTATTTCAACAGTAGGTTCGTCTTGATAAAGACCAGATACTGGTGAGCTTCCACCAATCATATCCCCTGCATGAACAATAAGGGTGTTCTCGTTATCTTCCTCTCGATCTTTAATATAAGCTGATGTATAATCCATACGACCATACATACCATCTACCTCGCCATCTCCATCAATATCAAGCTCATATTCTTGATCAATTTTACCATGAAGATCGTTCATACTTAATAATTGAATTTCCAAAATGTCATCTGATGGTGGATCGACAGGTTCTGATCCTTCATCTTCTACCGCTGTATATCCTTGAGCTTCTGCTTCTTCTACACTAGCAAAGAAAATACGTTTATCTACTGGCACTTCCGCCCACTCTAATGGTGCAACATACTCTTTGGTATCAGAGTTTCCAACATATCTACCGAAATCTCCACCTTCTGTTATTGCACGATATTCAAAAGGAAGTTCCTTTAGTGGACTTTCTGGATTCCAAATTCCTAACTCATTATCTAATGCTTCTCTTGTGGCTGCTTGATATTCTGCATATTCGTTCTCATCACCAACTGGCCAAATAAAATACGAAACCGCGTAACCTTGTTTAACTTGTTCTAAATTTGTGTTTACGCCTTTTTCATTAATTACTTGCGCTAGCAAACGCCCGTATGCATCTGTTGCTTCTTCACCAATTTTTAATGTAACGGTACTTCCTTCAGGTAATAGCTGTTTTAAGTTTTCGGTTGCGGCATAACCATGTTCCTTCTGATTTGCTTCATCTACACCGTTCGCACCTGCTACACTTGTCTCAGGTGTGTCAATATTTACAAATCGAACCCGATCTGCTCCGAGTACTGGCGTGTTAAGTCGAATTGTATCTCCATCAGATACGTACATGACTGTTGATGTATAAACACCTGCTGCAGTTGGTGCTTCTGGTTGTTCATCTGCAAGTTTGATATCACTCGCTTCAGTCGGAATCAATTGATAAGAAGTGTATTGACTCATAATTGCCGTCACATCATACCATTTTCCTTCTTCTATTGCTGCAATATCTAGCGAACCTTCCATCACACGTAAGGTTGTACTATTAAAGTCTTCATCAACTAAGGAAATATTATAACCACCACCAGCTGGGCTGTCTGGAATATTGCTAATATAACCATTGATATGAACTAATTCTCCTTCATATCCTTCTGCGATTGCACTATCTTGCATATCTGCTAGCGTAATTGACTTTGGATCAGGTAACACTTGTCCACTATCAATCACTTCAACGCTAGTCGGTACAATTTCTTTTAAACCATTATACGTTTCAAGTTCTCCAGAAACCTTAACCTTATCTCCTTTTTCCAAAGTAGGAAAATCACCTTGGTCATAAGCAAATAGGTTAATCCCACCTGTATCATCTTGAATGTACGTAGAATATTGTCCATTCCCAATCGAACTTGGACTAGCAAGAACAATACCTTCTATCATTGCAAGTTGACCATCCGCCATATCGCGAACATCCGTAATAGCTGTTACTTCTGTTGGCTCTTCTGGTTCAGTTGGTCCAGTTGGTACGGAGGGATCGGTGAACTCGATACTAGAGACAGATTCAATAGACTCTAGATTCGAATAAACATCTCTTTCACCTGTCACCAGAACTTCTTGTCCTAAAGCGTTCGGATTATTTTCAGGATTAAAAGTTTCTCTATCACCACTTTGTAACTGTACAACTATAGTAGTTGTAGTATCTGTAGCTGAGTCAGACAGCTTAACAGCATATGGGTTGTTAAACCCCTCTACTATGTAGCCCTTCAATGTCACTTCTGTTCCGTGCTCTTGTTCTAGAGCCTCCGCTACTGTAAGTGTCATTTCTTCGTTTTCTGCCGCGCTCACTACTGGAATGAGCGAACTCGAGAAATTCGAAAATACTAGAATTGCGATTAAAAACAAACTACTAAACTTCTTTAATGATAAAAATTTCATCTGTTTCCTCCTATTGTTATATTTTACATTTTCTATTGTAACACATAAAAACCGAACATTATTAAACTTTTGTAAGGTTATCTTACGGATTTTGTAAATAATTATTAAGTTTCAGTCAATTTTTATTTACATTTGAGACTTTTTTACTATATTAGTACTTTACTAGTTTTATAGAATATAAAGTTTTCAGGAATTTAAGATCTGTAGTTGAATATTTTAAAATAGTAGCATATAATAATTATAGTTAATAAATTAATTTAATTAAGTTAAATAAGGAGGATTTATTACTATGGAAACTGCAACATTAATATCTAAATTTCAAGGTGTTTTTCAAACAGATGCAATACCCCGCCTGTTTTTTGCTCCAGGTCGAATAAACTTGATTGGTGAACATACCGATTATAATGGTGGCTATGTCTTCCCTGCTTCTATTTCATTTGGAACTTACGCTTTAGCTTTAAAACGAACTGATTCTAAGGTTCGTTTCTATTCAATGAACTTTGATGAGAGCGGTATCATTACAACCACATTAAGTGATTTATCCTATAATCAGAAAGATGATTGGGCTAATTACCCTAAAGGCATGTTGGCTAGCTTAATCAATGAAGGATTTTCAATTGAGACTGGCTTTGATGTACTCTACTTTGGCAATATCCCAAATGGTGCCGGATTATCTTCCTCGGCTTCAATCGAATTAGTTACTGGGGTCTTATTAGAAAGTTTATTTAACCTACGTATCAATCGGATTCACATGGTACAATTAGGCCAAAAAGTAGAAAACAACTATATTGGTGTGAATAGTGGTATTATGGATCAATTTGCAATAGGTATGGGCAAGCAAGGTCACGCCATCTTACTCGATTGCAATACACTAGATTACCAATACGCGCCCGTTGATTTAAAGGATTATGTGATTATGATCATTAATACAAATAAACGTCGCGAACTTGCAGGATCCAAATATAATGAGCGTCGGACGCAATGCGAACAAGCGTTAAAAGATTTGCAAACTGAATTAAAAATTAAAAGTTTAGGCGAATTATCGATTGAGAAATTTGAAAAGCATAAACACTTAATTGAAAGCAAAACAAATCAACAACGCGCAAAACATGCTGTGTATGAAAATCAACGAACAAAAGAAGCATTAGCAAAGTTACAGAGTGAAGATTTAGTTGCGTTTGGTGAATTAATGAACCAATCACATATTTCTCTTCAATATGATTATGAAGTAACTGGCGTTGAACTAGACACAATTGTTGAAGCTGCTTGGAAACAAGCAGGTGTAATCGGAGCTCGTATGACAGGAGCAGGGTTTGGTGGTTGTGCCATTGCAATTACACCGCGTAGTGAGGTGGATACTTTTAAAGAAAATGTCAATGCGATATATAAAGAAAAAATAGGTTATGATGCAACGTTTTACCTCGCAACAATTGGAGATGGTGCGAAGGAAATCACAACAGAAGGAGTGTTATAAATGCAAGTATTGGTTTTAGGTGGAGCAGGATTTATTGGTTCTCATGCGGTCTATCAATTAATCGATCAAGGACATAAGGTTATTGTGGTTGATAATTTAGAAACTGGGCATCGCGAGGCCCTACATCCTGACGTAACATTTTACCCTGGTGATATTCGTGATATTGACTTTTTACGTGAAGTTTTTTCAAATGAAAATATTGAGGCAGTCCTACATTTCGCTGCTAATTCTTTAGTTGGTGAATCCATGGAGAACCCACTCAAGTATTTCGATAATAATGTTTATGGTACACAAGTATTATTGCAGGCAATGCACGAGTTTTCTATTGATAAAATTGTCTTCTCTTCCTCGGCTGCTACTTACGGGGAACCCGAGTCTGTTCCAATAACAGAAACAATGCCTACTTTACCAACAAGCACCTATGGGGAAACAAAACTAACAATGGAAAAATTAATGAAGTGGTGTGAAGTTGCATATGGTATACGTTATGTATCATTACGATATTTTAATGTTGCTGGAGCGCGATCAACAGCTGTAATTGGTGAAGACCATCAACCAGAGACTCATCTCATTCCTATTATCTTACAGGTAGCCTTAGAGCAACGTCCACATATTACTGTGTTTGGTGAAGACTATCCAACGGAAGATGGCACATGTATTCGTGATTACATTCATGTCGAAGATTTAATAGATGCACATATTCTTTCTCTTGAATATTTACAAAGTGGCAGTGCTAGTGACATCTTTAATTTAGGCAGCAGCCAAGGTTTTTCTGTAAAAGAAATGATTCAAGCAGCTAGAGAAGTGACCAACCATGCTATTCCTGCAAAAATTGGTGAACGACGAGCTGGCGATCCTAGCACACTAATCGCTTCATCTGAAAAAGCGAAGACTATCTTGAAATGGGAACCTAAAAAAACGGAGATAAACCGTATCATTCAAGATGCTTGGCGCTGGCACCAAAAACATCCAAATGGCTATCGAAAGGAAATGTAGATCATGAATCAACACATCTTTAAACATATAGCGCAATTAATTGAAAAAGGAATAAAGCAAGCGTTGATCACTGAACGTGATGAAATTTACGTACGGAATCAAAT
The nucleotide sequence above comes from Paraliobacillus zengyii. Encoded proteins:
- a CDS encoding 5'-nucleotidase C-terminal domain-containing protein, whose product is MKFLSLKKFSSLFLIAILVFSNFSSSLIPVVSAAENEEMTLTVAEALEQEHGTEVTLKGYIVEGFNNPYAVKLSDSATDTTTTIVVQLQSGDRETFNPENNPNALGQEVLVTGERDVYSNLESIESVSSIEFTDPSVPTGPTEPEEPTEVTAITDVRDMADGQLAMIEGIVLASPSSIGNGQYSTYIQDDTGGINLFAYDQGDFPTLEKGDKVKVSGELETYNGLKEIVPTSVEVIDSGQVLPDPKSITLADMQDSAIAEGYEGELVHINGYISNIPDSPAGGGYNISLVDEDFNSTTLRVMEGSLDIAAIEEGKWYDVTAIMSQYTSYQLIPTEASDIKLADEQPEAPTAAGVYTSTVMYVSDGDTIRLNTPVLGADRVRFVNIDTPETSVAGANGVDEANQKEHGYAATENLKQLLPEGSTVTLKIGEEATDAYGRLLAQVINEKGVNTNLEQVKQGYAVSYFIWPVGDENEYAEYQAATREALDNELGIWNPESPLKELPFEYRAITEGGDFGRYVGNSDTKEYVAPLEWAEVPVDKRIFFASVEEAEAQGYTAVEDEGSEPVDPPSDDILEIQLLSMNDLHGKIDQEYELDIDGDGEVDGMYGRMDYTSAYIKDREEDNENTLIVHAGDMIGGSSPVSGLYQDEPTVEIMEEIGFDFGTVGNHEFDEGTTELLRMVNGGEHPDGLGTEDYDGIDFDNLCANCVYKDSGETILDAYAIQEIDGEEIGFIGVNTQASATMVMPAGIEDIEFTDETAAVNKAAAELQEQGVEAIVVLAHMPADQDGASATGDAADLANNVNDAVDIIFAAHNHQVVDAVVDNKLIVQASEYGKAFADVDIEIDRETGDIVTKEAEIVFVDQSKMEPDAAVTEILEKYDDLIADKMNEVLGYNANTMTGSYSNDGDHGLGNLIADAMLYSMDSDFSLMNGGGIRDQLLAGEVTWGNLYNVMPFGNTLMKVEVTGADMYEIINEQLSPQYGPDYSVGGMKYTWDTSTNEAIDIMFMDGTPIDEDETYTLTVNNYMGTSEGPIKDLGMNVEMGPVDLDSFVDYVKSLESTEANPIDYAAEGRIVAVDNGSDEELGEVTIAEARNAEAGTVVTVEGIVTTTPGAWGSNGFYMQDETGGTYVYYGGDSVSIGDIVTFTAEAASYSGEFQLSSITGLEVIGTNDVPNPIELSPSAIDDSNQGELVSLKGVTISGLEEVNSYGTFEFTASKGDESILVRVDNRTGLVYADFEFEDGDIIDLTGISSIFNETYQLKVTSPTDVSEYVPGEEEPTDPTDPEEPTDPEEPTEPEEDQADEAGNVTTKPTVTDGKATISVDAVENVKEKGKVIIELNEEDEIEVSLTSAQIAMLKAKNVSITIQTKQTTATIPASVFGDGDTTVDVVAVDSVMVNGEAAISGIFDFTITSNGEVISEFAEDVTLQFNVDDDKVSNPEDVKLYYYNPETSEWELIGGTYQDGMLTATTNHFSIFTVFEVAAVDPVDPTDPEEPEEEPIDPTEPTDPEEDGSDNGENEGSENNDDTDTGDIDDTDESEETATSSDDDETSLPDTATSMFNMLLMGALLLLAGFGFYLYQKRRVLE
- a CDS encoding galactokinase — encoded protein: METATLISKFQGVFQTDAIPRLFFAPGRINLIGEHTDYNGGYVFPASISFGTYALALKRTDSKVRFYSMNFDESGIITTTLSDLSYNQKDDWANYPKGMLASLINEGFSIETGFDVLYFGNIPNGAGLSSSASIELVTGVLLESLFNLRINRIHMVQLGQKVENNYIGVNSGIMDQFAIGMGKQGHAILLDCNTLDYQYAPVDLKDYVIMIINTNKRRELAGSKYNERRTQCEQALKDLQTELKIKSLGELSIEKFEKHKHLIESKTNQQRAKHAVYENQRTKEALAKLQSEDLVAFGELMNQSHISLQYDYEVTGVELDTIVEAAWKQAGVIGARMTGAGFGGCAIAITPRSEVDTFKENVNAIYKEKIGYDATFYLATIGDGAKEITTEGVL
- the galE gene encoding UDP-glucose 4-epimerase GalE, which translates into the protein MQVLVLGGAGFIGSHAVYQLIDQGHKVIVVDNLETGHREALHPDVTFYPGDIRDIDFLREVFSNENIEAVLHFAANSLVGESMENPLKYFDNNVYGTQVLLQAMHEFSIDKIVFSSSAATYGEPESVPITETMPTLPTSTYGETKLTMEKLMKWCEVAYGIRYVSLRYFNVAGARSTAVIGEDHQPETHLIPIILQVALEQRPHITVFGEDYPTEDGTCIRDYIHVEDLIDAHILSLEYLQSGSASDIFNLGSSQGFSVKEMIQAAREVTNHAIPAKIGERRAGDPSTLIASSEKAKTILKWEPKKTEINRIIQDAWRWHQKHPNGYRKEM